One stretch of Dyella jiangningensis DNA includes these proteins:
- the cheY gene encoding chemotaxis response regulator CheY, whose translation MDKNMKILVVDDFSTMRRIVRNLLVELGFSNPLIQEADDGENALTMLKANAFDLVVTDWNMPNMTGIDLLRAIRAEPSLKGMPVLMVTAENNRDQIIAAAQAGVNGYIVKPFTAVTLQEKLTKIFERLAASGAAA comes from the coding sequence TTGGACAAGAACATGAAAATCCTCGTGGTGGACGACTTTTCCACCATGCGGCGCATCGTCCGCAACCTGCTGGTGGAGCTGGGTTTCAGCAACCCGCTCATCCAGGAAGCCGATGACGGCGAAAACGCGCTCACCATGCTGAAGGCCAACGCCTTCGACCTGGTCGTCACCGACTGGAACATGCCCAACATGACGGGCATCGACCTCTTGCGCGCGATCCGTGCCGAGCCCTCGCTGAAGGGCATGCCGGTGCTGATGGTTACCGCCGAGAACAACCGCGACCAGATCATCGCCGCCGCGCAGGCCGGCGTGAACGGCTACATCGTCAAGCCGTTCACCGCCGTCACGCTGCAGGAAAAACTCACCAAGATCTTCGAGCGGCTTGCCGCCAGCGGAGCCGCCGCATGA
- a CDS encoding protein phosphatase CheZ: MNAQVSLMDGGSLPQELHDLLNSSDGAAFEQALDVLVRQREQRMFRALGLLARDLHDAVRRLGGDLAQEGVPGSVADARQHLQDVLEMSSQAAHRTLDFAERMRPQAEAVAENANAVIDGTPEGDVAHVLAKQAQSFANECREGLADFVVAQSWQDLAGQRIKKVVNFIGSVENSLLELVSLTGALATGEAAAAPVKVTSQDEADRLLSEFGF, translated from the coding sequence ATGAACGCACAAGTATCCCTGATGGATGGCGGCTCGCTGCCGCAGGAACTGCACGACCTCCTCAACAGCTCTGACGGCGCCGCCTTCGAGCAGGCGCTCGACGTGCTGGTGCGCCAGCGCGAGCAGCGCATGTTCCGCGCGCTGGGCCTCTTGGCCCGCGATCTGCACGACGCCGTGCGCCGCCTCGGTGGCGACCTGGCGCAGGAAGGCGTGCCGGGCAGCGTGGCCGACGCGCGCCAGCATCTGCAGGACGTGCTGGAGATGAGTTCGCAGGCCGCGCACCGCACGCTGGATTTCGCCGAGCGCATGCGCCCGCAGGCCGAAGCCGTGGCCGAGAACGCCAACGCCGTGATCGACGGCACGCCCGAGGGCGACGTGGCCCACGTGCTGGCGAAGCAGGCGCAGTCGTTCGCCAACGAGTGCCGCGAAGGCCTGGCCGATTTCGTGGTGGCGCAGTCGTGGCAGGACCTCGCCGGCCAGCGCATCAAGAAGGTCGTCAACTTCATCGGCAGCGTGGAGAACTCGCTGCTGGAACTGGTGAGCCTCACCGGTGCGCTCGCCACCGGCGAAGCTGCGGCGGCGCCGGTCAAGGTCACCAGCCAGGACGAAGCCGATCGTCTTCTCAGCGAATTCGGCTTCTAA
- a CDS encoding MinD/ParA family ATP-binding protein: MNQAIGLESMLRALAERHGRQNPGQDQAFGLASPPPRKRCRAIAVAGGKGGVGKTTVSVNLGMALAMGGHDVILLDADMGLANIDVLLGLTPTRHIGHLLDGACGIEDLLLPARHGLKVVPAGSGTRRLAQLSNTEHAAVIRAFDDLVSPPDYLLVDTAAGVSDNVAMFAAAADDVVLVVCDEPASLTDAYAMLKVLSRDFGVRRFRMVANMVRNLGEAKQLHQKLARVSDRFLDVALDFMGMVPNDERLRQAIKRQSAVVDLWPSSRSGQAFKQLAGAVDTWGEPERLGLDRIAFFSRQAAVANGW, from the coding sequence ATGAATCAGGCGATCGGTCTGGAGAGCATGCTGCGTGCCCTGGCGGAACGGCACGGCAGGCAGAACCCCGGCCAGGACCAGGCCTTCGGCCTGGCCAGCCCTCCGCCGCGCAAGCGCTGTCGCGCCATCGCGGTGGCCGGCGGCAAGGGCGGCGTGGGCAAGACCACGGTGTCGGTGAACCTCGGCATGGCGCTGGCGATGGGCGGTCACGACGTGATCCTGCTCGACGCCGACATGGGCCTGGCCAACATCGACGTGCTGCTGGGCCTCACGCCCACGCGCCATATCGGTCATCTGCTCGACGGCGCGTGTGGCATCGAGGATCTGCTGCTGCCTGCGCGGCACGGCCTCAAGGTGGTGCCGGCCGGTTCCGGCACGCGCCGCCTGGCCCAGCTCAGCAACACCGAGCACGCCGCGGTCATCCGCGCCTTCGACGACCTGGTGTCGCCGCCGGACTACCTGCTGGTGGATACCGCCGCGGGCGTCTCGGACAACGTGGCGATGTTCGCCGCGGCGGCCGACGACGTGGTGCTGGTGGTCTGCGACGAGCCGGCCTCGCTCACCGACGCCTACGCGATGCTCAAGGTGCTGAGCCGCGACTTCGGCGTCCGCCGCTTCCGCATGGTGGCGAACATGGTGCGCAACCTGGGTGAGGCGAAACAGCTGCACCAGAAGCTGGCGCGCGTCAGCGACCGCTTCCTGGACGTGGCCCTGGATTTCATGGGCATGGTGCCGAACGACGAACGCCTGCGGCAGGCCATCAAGCGCCAGAGCGCGGTGGTCGACCTGTGGCCGTCCAGCCGGTCGGGCCAGGCATTCAAGCAATTGGCAGGTGCGGTCGATACATGGGGTGAACCCGAAAGACTCGGCCTGGACCGCATTGCCTTCTTCAGCAGGCAGGCCGCTGTGGCCAACGGGTGGTGA
- a CDS encoding chemotaxis protein CheA — protein sequence MDPTFDSELRDAFLVEAGDLVQRLGDQLIGLEGSPRDSELLNAVFRAFHTVKGGAGFLAVEPMVQLCHHAEDLLNVARNGQLLIDAERMDALLEALDLLNDMLAALAGGQAMAMPPPALLDRLSPGKRAAPAPAPKPVAAPMAPPPADGSIDDSEFEALLDSLYGNGGAPGAPAASSSESGTISDDEFEALLDNLHGKGGTPGAYDAPSAAAPSDSISDDEFEALLDNLHGKGSAPGAMQAAAPVPAPAPAAAPAPAARNAAPPPENTVRVDTARLDSLVHRAGELVLVRNRLLSLAAKQGDETLALAASELDRVADALQNAVLGMRMQPVGRLFQRFPRIVRDLSRQLGKEVELVQEGEGTDLDRSLVEALADPMVHLIRNALDHGLEMPADRERAGKPRKGKVTLSASQRGERIVISVADDGRGMNPDVLRRKAVEKGVIDEAQAARLTENECYELIFRPGFSTAATVSDISGRGVGMDVVKTRVAELGGTLQVRSQLGRGSTLELAVPLTLAIQRVLMVRVGARLLALPLSNVEEVFEMAPGQQQQLDGRVVASHRGRALALADLAGWVGVNDLPGGHVVVLHIGHLRLGCLVHEVLGREDVMVKPLGPLFEGVPAVAGATVTGDGRLALVMDLAGLADADGQLLPSLRMSA from the coding sequence ATGGATCCCACGTTCGACAGCGAGCTGCGCGATGCCTTCCTGGTGGAAGCCGGGGACCTCGTGCAGCGCCTGGGCGACCAGCTGATCGGGCTGGAAGGCTCACCGCGCGACAGCGAACTGCTGAACGCGGTGTTTCGCGCGTTCCACACCGTGAAGGGTGGCGCGGGCTTTCTCGCGGTCGAGCCGATGGTGCAGCTGTGCCATCACGCCGAAGACCTGCTCAACGTGGCGCGCAATGGCCAGCTGCTGATCGATGCCGAACGTATGGACGCGCTGCTCGAAGCGCTGGACCTGCTCAACGACATGCTCGCGGCGCTGGCCGGCGGCCAGGCGATGGCCATGCCACCGCCGGCCTTGCTCGACCGCCTGTCGCCGGGCAAGCGTGCGGCTCCCGCGCCTGCGCCCAAACCGGTCGCTGCACCGATGGCGCCGCCGCCTGCCGACGGCAGCATCGACGATTCCGAATTCGAAGCCTTGCTGGACAGCCTGTACGGCAACGGCGGTGCGCCGGGCGCGCCGGCGGCATCGTCCAGCGAGTCCGGCACGATTTCCGACGACGAATTCGAGGCACTGCTGGACAACCTGCACGGCAAGGGCGGCACGCCCGGTGCGTACGACGCACCGTCGGCCGCCGCCCCGTCGGACAGCATCAGCGACGATGAATTCGAAGCGTTGCTCGACAACCTGCATGGCAAGGGCTCGGCGCCCGGTGCGATGCAGGCGGCAGCACCCGTGCCGGCACCGGCTCCCGCGGCTGCACCGGCACCTGCCGCGCGCAACGCCGCGCCGCCGCCGGAAAACACCGTGCGCGTGGATACCGCGCGCCTCGATTCCCTCGTGCATCGCGCCGGTGAACTGGTGCTGGTGCGCAATCGCCTGCTGAGCCTCGCCGCGAAGCAGGGCGACGAAACCCTCGCGCTGGCCGCGAGCGAACTCGATCGCGTAGCCGACGCGCTGCAGAACGCCGTGCTCGGCATGCGCATGCAGCCGGTGGGCCGCCTGTTCCAGCGCTTCCCGCGCATCGTGCGCGACCTGTCGCGTCAGCTCGGCAAGGAAGTGGAACTGGTGCAGGAAGGCGAGGGCACCGATCTCGATCGCAGCCTGGTCGAAGCGCTGGCCGATCCGATGGTGCACCTGATCCGCAACGCACTCGACCACGGCCTGGAAATGCCGGCCGACCGCGAGCGCGCCGGCAAGCCGCGCAAGGGCAAGGTCACGCTGTCGGCCAGCCAGCGCGGCGAGCGCATCGTCATCTCCGTGGCCGACGACGGTCGCGGCATGAATCCCGACGTCCTGCGCCGCAAGGCGGTGGAAAAGGGCGTCATCGACGAGGCGCAGGCCGCGCGCCTCACCGAAAACGAATGCTATGAACTGATCTTCCGCCCCGGCTTCAGCACGGCCGCCACCGTCTCCGACATCTCCGGTCGCGGCGTGGGCATGGACGTGGTGAAGACACGCGTGGCCGAACTCGGCGGCACCTTGCAGGTGCGCTCGCAGCTCGGTCGCGGCAGCACGCTGGAACTCGCCGTGCCGCTCACGCTGGCGATCCAGCGCGTGCTGATGGTGCGCGTGGGTGCACGCCTGCTCGCACTGCCGCTCAGCAACGTCGAGGAAGTGTTCGAAATGGCGCCGGGCCAGCAGCAACAGCTCGATGGCCGCGTGGTCGCTTCGCATCGCGGCCGCGCGCTGGCGCTGGCCGATCTCGCCGGCTGGGTCGGCGTGAACGATCTGCCTGGCGGCCACGTGGTGGTGCTGCACATCGGCCACCTGCGCCTGGGTTGCCTGGTGCACGAAGTGCTGGGCCGTGAAGACGTGATGGTGAAACCGCTCGGCCCTTTGTTCGAAGGCGTGCCCGCCGTGGCGGGCGCGACGGTCACTGGCGACGGCCGCCTGGCGCTGGTGATGGA
- a CDS encoding RNA polymerase sigma factor FliA: MSVASEYLQLQRQSADELVRQHAPLVRRIAYHLMGRLPPSVDVSDLIQAGMIGLLEAARNFATGRNASFETFAGIRIRGAMLDELRRTDWTPRSVHRKVREMAEVVRQIEIETGADADDAEVMRRLGMGAEEYHQVLADAASARLLSLSAPDDAEGGAAFDVADGESLNPQESVENDGMRSALVEAIGSLPEREQLVMSLYYEEELNLKEIGAVLGVTESRACQIHGQAVVRLRARMSGWHDAVEQSRKQKKKG, translated from the coding sequence ATGAGCGTGGCTTCCGAATACCTGCAACTGCAACGCCAAAGTGCCGACGAGCTGGTCCGCCAGCACGCCCCGCTGGTGCGAAGGATCGCCTATCACCTGATGGGCCGCCTGCCGCCGAGCGTGGACGTGAGCGACCTGATCCAGGCCGGCATGATCGGGCTGCTGGAAGCGGCGCGTAATTTCGCGACGGGACGCAATGCGAGCTTCGAGACGTTTGCGGGCATCCGCATTCGTGGCGCGATGCTCGACGAACTGCGCCGCACCGACTGGACGCCGCGCTCGGTGCACCGAAAGGTGCGCGAGATGGCCGAGGTGGTGCGCCAGATCGAGATCGAGACCGGCGCCGATGCCGACGACGCCGAAGTGATGCGGCGACTGGGCATGGGCGCGGAGGAATACCACCAGGTGCTGGCCGATGCCGCGAGCGCCCGCTTGCTGAGCCTCTCGGCACCGGACGACGCCGAGGGCGGCGCCGCCTTCGATGTGGCTGACGGCGAAAGCCTGAATCCGCAGGAGAGCGTCGAGAACGACGGCATGCGCAGTGCGCTGGTCGAGGCCATCGGCAGCCTGCCCGAACGCGAGCAGCTGGTGATGTCGCTGTATTACGAGGAGGAGTTGAACCTCAAGGAAATCGGCGCGGTGCTCGGGGTGACCGAGTCGCGCGCCTGCCAGATCCACGGCCAGGCAGTGGTGCGCTTGCGGGCGCGCATGAGCGGCTGGCACGACGCGGTCGAGCAGAGCCGGAAGCAAAAGAAGAAGGGGTGA